The Desulfitobacterium chlororespirans DSM 11544 sequence ATAACTGTCCTACCGAGGGCTTCTGGGGCATACTAAAGGCAGAAATGTTCAATTTGTATAAGTTTACAGACGAGGCTTCTCTCCGGGCTTCAATTGACAAATACATTCATTTCTACAACTATGAACGGCTTCAGGAACGCTTCGACAACCATGCTCCTATGGAAGTTCGGGCTGCTGCAGTTGAGACAGACTCTCCTGCACACTATCCCATTCCCGAGAACAAACGTATTCTGAAGTACAAGGCAAAGTTTGCCGCATAAAAGAAGAGCTACCACCCATTTGGCAGTAGCTATTTCTATAACCCTGTTTATTTATTTCCCTGGTCTACCTTGACAGGGGCGGATCACTTTCCCTCAGAAAAGCCTTGTGCCTCTTTTTAATTTCAACCCTTCCATTAAAGAATTATTCCTTTAACAGTTCTAAGACCCCGATCTTATTCTTTACCTAATTGTTCCGCCAATATTTCTTTATCCAA is a genomic window containing:
- a CDS encoding IS3 family transposase, coding for NCPTEGFWGILKAEMFNLYKFTDEASLRASIDKYIHFYNYERLQERFDNHAPMEVRAAAVETDSPAHYPIPENKRILKYKAKFAA